GTGGCAAGGGGTCTTTTCTCAAATGAAGCGGGAATGGGATCAACACCACATGCTCATGCTATAGCTAAGGTTAATCACCCAGGAGAACAGGGAATAGTAGCTGTTGTTACAGTTTTTATAGATACTTTTGTAGTTTTGACAGGAACAGCCTTAGTTATTCTAACTTCTGGTGTTCAAGAGGGAACAGGAATAGTCTTAACACAGAATGCTTTTGTAAAATCTTTAGGTTCTTATGGGGATATGTTTATAGCTATATGTCTATTCTTCTTTGCTTTTTCAACTATCATAGGTTGGTATTTCTTTGGAGAGGCAAATATAAGATACCTATTTAAAAACAATATCTCAATAAATGTATATAGAATTATTGTTATGTTGGTTATTATTAAAGGATCTGTATTAAAAGCTGAATTAGTGTGGGAGATGGCAGATATGTTTAATGGAATGATGGTACTTCCTAACTTAATAGCTCTATTAGCACTAGGAAAATATGCTAGAACAGCAATGAAAGAGTATGAGTTAATAAATAAATAATTATTACTTAATAATAAAGAGCAAGTAGGCTTGGCTAACTTGCTCTTTTCTTAAATCAATTAGATTTTCTTTACAAATTCAGATTTTAGTTTCATAGCTCCAATACCATCAATTCTACAATCAATGTTATGATCTCCTTCAACTAAACGAATATTTTTAACTTTAGTTCCAATTTTAACTACTAAAGAACTTCCTTTTACTTTTAAATCCTTTATAACTGTTATACTATCTCCGTCTTGTAAAATGTTTCCATTAGAATCCTTTACAACTAGAGTTTCCTCCTCAGTTTCATTATCTAAACTCCACTCATAAGCACACTCAGGGCATATTAATAGATTCTCATCCTCATACACATATTCTGAATTGCACTTTGGACAGTTTGGTAATTTTGACATTCAATCTCCTCCATAAAAAAATTTCTTAAATATTATACCATAAAATTCAATTCTAGAAAAGATTATTTTTTTCTACGAAGTGCTACAATACAACCAAGTAGGACAAAAGAAGCACCTATACCTTGATATAGAGTGATATTTTCATTTAATAGTAGATAACCTATAATAGCTGTAACAGGTGGTAAAGTAAGTTTTAAAACATTTAAAACAACAACACCCTGTTTTTGAATGATGAAAAATGTCATAACCATACCTACAAATATAGAGTACATACCAGTCAATAGTACTTTTGTTATATTATCACCTGAAGCAGTTAGAAGCTCATGTATATTTCCAGTCATTATAGATATAGTGAAGAAAATAATACTTGTCAAAATAGATGAGCAACTACTGATAACCATAGAGTGTATGTGTTTAGCTGTCCCCTTAACAACAAAACTTTGTAGTGTCTGTATAACAATTGTTCCTGCTAAAAGAGTGATTCCAAGTAAAAAGTCTGAACTAGATGAACTTTTGTGAGCACCAGTTAGAACAAAGATAAATGATCCTGCTAGAGCTAATAATCCACCTAAAATAAAGTGTAACTCTTTAACTTTCTCCCTTTCATCTAAAAAGAAGATAGCAGCCATTATAATGGAAAATGGCATACTTAATATTCCAAATATACTACCTGCCAGAGCAGATGTTTTACTGAGTCCACCAACGAAACAATACATATTTCCAGCTGTTAATGAAGCAAGAAGAAATAGTCTTGGAAGTAACCAAAGATTATTTTTTAATTTTATCAACTCATCTCTAAATTTGAAAAATGAAACTAGAACAAAGAGAGTTCCACCAGATAAAAACATTAGAGCATTGGTATTAACAGTGTGAAATATTGTACTTATATAACGAATCAGTGGATAACCAAATCCCATAAATAAAATATAGATTATAGCAGAAAGTTGATTTTGTTTCTCTTTTATATTCATAACCCCTCCTTAATTTTAAAAAAACAACAGTTTTAATCCACTCATTATACTAAGTATAACAATGAACTTTTCAAAAAGCTCCTGATTCATCTTTTCAACAAAGTATTTTCCTGCAAAAACTCCTACAAAAACAAATGGAATAGCTACACTTGTTAACTTGAAAGTCTCTAGATGTATGTTTTTTAAAACTACTACATAGAGAGTTGCCTTAACAAGATTTACTACAAAATAGAACCAAGTTCTAGTACCATAGAATTTATCTCTATCCATTTTGATATTTAGAAGATATATACTCATTAGAGGACCAGATACATTTCCGATAAATGCAGCAAATCCACCTAAAAATCCAAACAGGACACTCAATTTAGAAAAGTCAATCTTAAAGCTTTTCATTAGGGTAAGAATTCCAATAATAAGTATTATTATTCCCATACTCTGCTTAAAGATCTCATCAGATATGTATTTTCCAAAGATCACAGCAACAATCATTCCTAAAAATGTAAGAGGAAGCATTTTTAAAACAACTTTTTTGTCGGCATTTTTTCTGTAGATATACATAACAATGAGGTCAGAAACGAGGATAGGGATAATGATAATACCAGCCGAAGCCTTACCACCATAGATACTAGCTAGGATAGGTGAGAAGATAAGAGCAGCTGGAATACCAAGCTTACTAACTCCACAACCAATTCCTAAACCAATCATTCCCAAAATTTCTAAATATGACATCAAACCTCCTCAAATTCAATGCAACTTTTGCTAAAATATGCTATAATTATACTATAGCCAAAGTTATTTTAGCATAAAAAATAAAAATTTAATAGATTTAAGAGGAGAAATTTTTATTGGCTTAAAAAATAAGAAAAATTTAGATGATTGAGGAGATAGGTATGAGTATTGGAATAAGGATCGTACTGATAATAATTTTAATGAGTATCTGTATGTTTTTATCTATTAGTGAAATATCACTAGCTTCAGCTAGAAAATTGAAATTACAACTTATGATTGATGAGGGAAATAAGAATGCTGAAAGAGTGATGGATATTCAACATACATCTGGAGATTTTTTTACAGCTGTTCAGATTGGAACTAATGCAGTATCTATATTGGCTGGTATTGTGGGAGATGGAATTATTGCTCCATATGTTAAGAGTTTTATAGTAGACTATATTCCAATGTTGTCATCACAGAGCTCTTTCATAGGTGATACACTATCTTTCGTACTAATAACAGCACTTTTTATAGAGTTTGCTGACTTAGTACCTAGAAGAATGGCAATGGTAGCTCCAGAAAAGATATCTACAGTGATAGTGAGACCAATGCTATTTCTTATTCAAATAGTAAAACCTCTAATATTCATATTCAATGGTACAGCTAATATAATTTTTAAGATATTTGGAATACCATTGGTGAGAGAGGAGATTATAACCTATGATGATATTTTTGCTATGGTAGATGCAGGAGCAGAGGCTGGAGTGGTACAGAAGAAGGAACACTCACTGATAGAAAATATATTTGAGCTAGAGTCAAGGTGGGTTTCCTCTATAATGACAACAAGGGATAATATAGTATATTTGACTGTGAATGAATCAGAGGAGAGTATAAAAAATAAGATTGCAAACAATCCACATGCTAAGTTTTTAGTCTGTGAGAATGATATTGATTCAATATTGGGTTATGTAAGTTCTAAGGATATACTACCTAGAATGTTGACAGGTGAGATCAATGGATTAAAAAATATCAAAGGTATATATAATAGGGCTTTGTTGGTTATTCCAAATACTTTGACACTTTCTGAAGCTTTGGATAGATTTAATGAAGCTAGAGATGATTTTGCAATAATTTTAAATGAATATGGATTGGTAGTTGGACTAATAACTCTAAATGATGTAGTTAACACTCTAATGGGAGATATTGTACACCAGATATTAGATGAGCAGATAATTGAGAGAGAAGAGGGCTCTTGGCTTATAGATGGGGAGACACCTGTGGAAGATGTAAAAAAAGTGTTGGTAGATATTGAGAAGTTTCCAGAGGAGGATACATATGAAACAATAGCAGGGTTTATGATGTATATGTTGAAGAGTATCCCTAAAAAATCTGCTGTTGTAGATTTTGAGAACTATACCTTTGAAGTGGTAGATGTAGACAGATTTAAGATTGACCAGCTTTTAGTAACAAGAAAAAATGAGAAACAAAATTAAAATAAAACATTAAAAAATGGAGAGATGATTAAAATGGATTTAAGAAGAGAGTGGAGGAGAAACAAAAAAGTTTTTCTAGCGATTATGACAATAGCTTTACCAGCTATTACGGATCTTTTTGCACAGACTTTATTAGGATTTTTTGATATGCTTATGGTTGGAAAGCTTGGAGCTGAAGCAATAAGTTCAGTAGGAGTAGGAAATGCCCCTATCAATGCTGTCCTCCCCATATTCTTTGCTGTAAGTATTGGAACAACAGCTCTAGTGAGTAGGGCTTATGGTTCTAATAATAAAAAAGAGGGAAAGAATGCTATGGCTCAAAGTTTAATACTTTCTCTTCCTATCTCTTTGGGGATAACTCTGCTTTTATTTATATTTAAGGATAAGACTTTACAGTTGGTGGGAAGAGCTAATGATATGAACCTACAGATGACAGGGGAATACTATGCAACTGTACTTTTAGGTATGCCGTTTCTATGTTTTAACGTAGTTTTCTTTGCAGCCTATAGATCTATATCAAAAGCAAATATGCCTATGATAGCCAATATCTTGAGTATATTCTCAAATATTCTATTTAACTATCTATTTATATTTGTCTTTGGTTGGGGAGTAATGGGAGCAGGAATAGCTACTACCCTATCACGTGGAATGATAACTTGTATATTTATATATACCACATTCTTTACAAAGAGATTCTGGGTATCAATACCATTAAGAAAATTAAAACTATTTGATAAGAATATGTCAGGAAGAATTTTAAAAGTTGGAATACCAGCTGCAGTAGAACAGGGGGTATTCAGAATAGGGATGTTAATATTTGAGATGATGGTAATCTCATTGGGAACTATGGCCTATACTTCTCATAAGATAGCACTTACAGCTGAATCATTTTCATTTAATATGGGATTTGGATTTTCAGTGGCTGGAACAGCCTTAGTGGGACAACAGTTGGGAAAGGGATCAGCTAAAAATGCCCATAGAGATGCAATGGCAACAACAGCTCTAGCTATCTTTATGATGTCTCTTTTTGGTTTGACATTCTTCATTATTCCAGGAACAATAATACATATGTTTACAGATGAACCAGAGATAAAAGAGATGGCAACAGTGGCTTTGAGACTGGTTTCTATATGTCAACCATTCCAAGCTGTATCAATGGTTTTAAGTGGGTGTTTGAGAGGAGCTGGAGATACAAAGGCTGTATTGTGGATAACAGCAATAGGAATGTATATAATAAGAATACCACTTACATATTTTTTCCTATACAAGATGGATACAGGATTATCAGGGGCTTGGATAGTTATGACAATAGACTTGGCATTTAGAAGTATAGCATGTTATAGAGTGTTTAAAAAAGGAAGATGGAGCTATGTAAGTGTATAGAGGAGGAAGAAATGGGAGTAAATTTTAGATATATAGATTATGGAGTAAAATTTTCAGGACTTTACTCAGATAGAGAGGCTCAAGCTGAAAAAAATCTCTATGTTTTTTTAGATAATAGAATGAAGGAGATATTTTTTAAAAGAGTTTCTAATAGATTTTTAGAACCAACTCCTACACTTCTTACTATGGAAGAGTTTAAAGATAGAATTTTTTATACAGATAGAATTATTTTAAAAGAGGCTAAGAGAATCTTAGCCTTTTTCAAATGTATACCACAGAGTATAAAAGATGAGTTGGGAATAGGTAACTATTATGACATAATAGATTTAGCAAACAATTTTTTTGCTTACTATAGAGAGCTTTTAATAAATGGTGTTACAAAATTAGAGGAGTGTTCAAAGTGGCAGGAGAGATACTTAACTAATTTTGAAACTATAAAAGAGGCTTTTGATGAGATGTGTAGAGAGTATAACTACCTGCCAAGTGATTGGTTAGAGAGCTATGAAAACTATAGTGATAACTGGATTAAGGATTTTACAAAGATAGTATTTGTAGATATAGTTGAATTTCCTAAGGTGTATAGAGATATAATAATGAAGTTAGGGGAGAGTGTAGATGTAGAGATAGCTCTACAAATGAGAAAAGGGGATTTTGATGAGGAGAACTTGAGATTGAAAAAGGTTAAAGTCCCTGAAAAAATAAAGGATATAAGGGTTTACACTTTGAAAAGTGACTTGGAAGAGGCACTGTTACTTATTCATCTTAAAAATCAAAAAAAAGGTGAGATATACTCTCCAGTTCCTGAAAAAAATAGTTATTCAGAGATATTTCCACACTATTTTGCTCCTTCACAAAAATTTACAATGAATGATACCAAACTATATAAGTTTTTAAGTATACAGTTGGATCTATTGAATAGCCAAGAGGAGAGATTGGGAAAAACTTATTTTCTATTCCAAATGCTATCTGCCTTTGAGAATAGGATATTTAAAGAGTATTATGGAATCTCAGAGGAGGATTTTAAGAGTTTAAATAGTTGTGCCATTGAAGGATATAAATATATATCTAGAAAAATTCTTCAAGATAGCTGGTTTGAGAAGAATTTCTCAATAGATTTAATTGAAAAGTTAAATAGAGTAATTTTTGATCTGGAGAGTATAACAGATATAAGCAATACAAATGAACTGTATTCATATATAAAAGAACAGATTAAATTGGAGAGATTTATAGAGGAAAATTTAGATAATGAAGATATTTTTGATAAATTCTTTGAGATATTTGGAATTATAAAGAGTAATGAGGTAATGAAGATACATAAGAGTTTTGATGAGTATTTTGGAAGTAAGATAGGAGTATCTCTATACAGATTGTTAATTCAATATATGAAAGATTTGGCAGTAAAAAGTAATCTTAAATATAGTCAAGATATAGGAATAGTAAAACCTCTAGATTTTGTAAGATATAGCGAGGAGATAAATGAGGTAAACTACTTTATAGACATAACAGATGATAATTTACCAAAAAGAACTGGAGATAATCTGATACTTACAGAAAAACAGAGAAAAAAAATGGGTATTATGACAAAAGAGGAGAGAAGAGAAGAGGATAGATATAGATTTATTCAAGCTATTTTTAATGGAAAAGATGCTATAGTTTTAACTAAAAAAGATGAGGCACAGGGGATAGATATATCGCCATTTTTAGAGGAGATAATCTTGAAAAATAAAATACCATTGGAGGACTCACCAATAAAAGATGGTGGAATAGTAGAGATGTTAAACAACTCATTTATTGGAGAGGAACTAGGCTATGATAGAAGTGTGATCGAAGCTTTTCCAAAGGAGATAGAGGATTTTAGAGATGGAAAGTTGGAGATAGGTGCTTATGACTATGGAAATCTAGTTGATTGCCCACTTAGATTCTATTTTATGAATATTGAGAGATTAAGCTATAATACAAAATATGAGGACAAGGATATAAATACAAGAATATTGGGGATAATTGTACATAAAGTCTTAGAGGAGTTTGTCAATTCAATATGGAAGAGAGTATTACAAGAGGGAGTAGTAGAGGTTAGATATGAGGAGATATTAGAGAGAATGCAGGGGGCTTTCAAAGCTGAGAGAGCTAAAATTCCATTACATATGGATAACTATTGTGAATATATAATGATACCTCTCATCTCTAAAAATATAGTTGACTTTTTTAGAGATTTAAGAAGTAACTATGAAGGGATCTCTATTAGAAGATTTCAAAGTGAGAAAAGTTCATATGAAAAAGAGCCGTTCTACTCTGGAGATATAGATGTATATTTGAGAGGAAGAGCAGACCTTGTCATAGAGAGTGAATTAGGGAATGAGATAATTGACTATAAGACAGGATCAAAGAAAGATGGACAGTTAGATTACTATACTATAATCTTGTATGGAGAGTCGGGACAGGCTAAGAAATTGGTATTTAATGCTTGGTCAGGAAAGATTGAGAGAGAGGATAAGGTAATACTCACTAGAGAGAGATTGGAAGAGGAGATCGAAAGCTTTGTGAAGGCCAGTGAATATATGAGGGCTGAAAAGCAATCTACTTGTCAAATGTGTGAGTATTATAATATTTGTGGAAGAGGTAGAGAGTAATGGGAAAAAAATTGATATTAAAGGCCAGTGCTGGAACAGGAAAAACTTATAG
Above is a window of Fusobacterium sp. SYSU M8D902 DNA encoding:
- a CDS encoding hemolysin family protein; translated protein: MSIGIRIVLIIILMSICMFLSISEISLASARKLKLQLMIDEGNKNAERVMDIQHTSGDFFTAVQIGTNAVSILAGIVGDGIIAPYVKSFIVDYIPMLSSQSSFIGDTLSFVLITALFIEFADLVPRRMAMVAPEKISTVIVRPMLFLIQIVKPLIFIFNGTANIIFKIFGIPLVREEIITYDDIFAMVDAGAEAGVVQKKEHSLIENIFELESRWVSSIMTTRDNIVYLTVNESEESIKNKIANNPHAKFLVCENDIDSILGYVSSKDILPRMLTGEINGLKNIKGIYNRALLVIPNTLTLSEALDRFNEARDDFAIILNEYGLVVGLITLNDVVNTLMGDIVHQILDEQIIEREEGSWLIDGETPVEDVKKVLVDIEKFPEEDTYETIAGFMMYMLKSIPKKSAVVDFENYTFEVVDVDRFKIDQLLVTRKNEKQN
- a CDS encoding DMT family transporter, which gives rise to MNIKEKQNQLSAIIYILFMGFGYPLIRYISTIFHTVNTNALMFLSGGTLFVLVSFFKFRDELIKLKNNLWLLPRLFLLASLTAGNMYCFVGGLSKTSALAGSIFGILSMPFSIIMAAIFFLDEREKVKELHFILGGLLALAGSFIFVLTGAHKSSSSSDFLLGITLLAGTIVIQTLQSFVVKGTAKHIHSMVISSCSSILTSIIFFTISIMTGNIHELLTASGDNITKVLLTGMYSIFVGMVMTFFIIQKQGVVVLNVLKLTLPPVTAIIGYLLLNENITLYQGIGASFVLLGCIVALRRKK
- a CDS encoding zinc ribbon domain-containing protein YjdM, with amino-acid sequence MSKLPNCPKCNSEYVYEDENLLICPECAYEWSLDNETEEETLVVKDSNGNILQDGDSITVIKDLKVKGSSLVVKIGTKVKNIRLVEGDHNIDCRIDGIGAMKLKSEFVKKI
- a CDS encoding MATE family efflux transporter → MIKMDLRREWRRNKKVFLAIMTIALPAITDLFAQTLLGFFDMLMVGKLGAEAISSVGVGNAPINAVLPIFFAVSIGTTALVSRAYGSNNKKEGKNAMAQSLILSLPISLGITLLLFIFKDKTLQLVGRANDMNLQMTGEYYATVLLGMPFLCFNVVFFAAYRSISKANMPMIANILSIFSNILFNYLFIFVFGWGVMGAGIATTLSRGMITCIFIYTTFFTKRFWVSIPLRKLKLFDKNMSGRILKVGIPAAVEQGVFRIGMLIFEMMVISLGTMAYTSHKIALTAESFSFNMGFGFSVAGTALVGQQLGKGSAKNAHRDAMATTALAIFMMSLFGLTFFIIPGTIIHMFTDEPEIKEMATVALRLVSICQPFQAVSMVLSGCLRGAGDTKAVLWITAIGMYIIRIPLTYFFLYKMDTGLSGAWIVMTIDLAFRSIACYRVFKKGRWSYVSV
- a CDS encoding sulfite exporter TauE/SafE family protein, yielding MSYLEILGMIGLGIGCGVSKLGIPAALIFSPILASIYGGKASAGIIIIPILVSDLIVMYIYRKNADKKVVLKMLPLTFLGMIVAVIFGKYISDEIFKQSMGIIILIIGILTLMKSFKIDFSKLSVLFGFLGGFAAFIGNVSGPLMSIYLLNIKMDRDKFYGTRTWFYFVVNLVKATLYVVVLKNIHLETFKLTSVAIPFVFVGVFAGKYFVEKMNQELFEKFIVILSIMSGLKLLFF
- a CDS encoding PD-(D/E)XK nuclease family protein; the protein is MGVNFRYIDYGVKFSGLYSDREAQAEKNLYVFLDNRMKEIFFKRVSNRFLEPTPTLLTMEEFKDRIFYTDRIILKEAKRILAFFKCIPQSIKDELGIGNYYDIIDLANNFFAYYRELLINGVTKLEECSKWQERYLTNFETIKEAFDEMCREYNYLPSDWLESYENYSDNWIKDFTKIVFVDIVEFPKVYRDIIMKLGESVDVEIALQMRKGDFDEENLRLKKVKVPEKIKDIRVYTLKSDLEEALLLIHLKNQKKGEIYSPVPEKNSYSEIFPHYFAPSQKFTMNDTKLYKFLSIQLDLLNSQEERLGKTYFLFQMLSAFENRIFKEYYGISEEDFKSLNSCAIEGYKYISRKILQDSWFEKNFSIDLIEKLNRVIFDLESITDISNTNELYSYIKEQIKLERFIEENLDNEDIFDKFFEIFGIIKSNEVMKIHKSFDEYFGSKIGVSLYRLLIQYMKDLAVKSNLKYSQDIGIVKPLDFVRYSEEINEVNYFIDITDDNLPKRTGDNLILTEKQRKKMGIMTKEERREEDRYRFIQAIFNGKDAIVLTKKDEAQGIDISPFLEEIILKNKIPLEDSPIKDGGIVEMLNNSFIGEELGYDRSVIEAFPKEIEDFRDGKLEIGAYDYGNLVDCPLRFYFMNIERLSYNTKYEDKDINTRILGIIVHKVLEEFVNSIWKRVLQEGVVEVRYEEILERMQGAFKAERAKIPLHMDNYCEYIMIPLISKNIVDFFRDLRSNYEGISIRRFQSEKSSYEKEPFYSGDIDVYLRGRADLVIESELGNEIIDYKTGSKKDGQLDYYTIILYGESGQAKKLVFNAWSGKIEREDKVILTRERLEEEIESFVKASEYMRAEKQSTCQMCEYYNICGRGRE